The Rhodocyclaceae bacterium DNA window TCGAGGCGGGCAATTGCGTTCCGGGTGAAGAGCACCTTGTCGAACTGCAACAGCGAAAGCGGGTCGGTCTGCTCGACGCGCAACACACCCACATACGAAAGGTTGCGCGAGGACAGGAACAGGTTCTCGTCGAGCTGGTCGGTCACGATCAGCACGTCGTCGAAGCCCATGCCCTTGACCTTGTCGGCCAGCATCTTGGTCTTCGGCGAGTCGACGGTGAACGCGTCGACCACGCACAGGCGGTCTTCACGTGCGAGCTGCGAGAGGATCGCAGCCACGCCGGCGCGGTACATCTTGCGGTTCACCTTCTGGGTGAAGTTCTCGTCGGTCTGCGATGCGAACACCTTGCCGCCGCCACGCCACAGCGGGCTGGAGGCACGGCCTGCACGCGCACGGCCAGTACCTTTCTGGCGCCACGGCTTCTTGGTGCTCTTGTTGACCTGACTGCGTTCTTTCTGGGCACGGGTACCCTGGCGCGCGTTGGCCTGGTAGGCCACCACAACCTGGTGTACCAGTGCCTCGTTGAACTCGCGCGCGAACAGCTGGTCGCTGGCCGCCAGCGTCGAGCTCGAATTACCCTGCGAATCGATGAGTTTCAGTTCCATCAGGCACCTGCCTTGACCGCGGCGCGGACGATCAGATGGCCACCCTTGGCACCGGGGACGGCACCCTTGAGCAGCAGCAGCTTGCGCTCGGCGTCGATGCGCACGATCTCGAGGTTCTGCACCGTACGGCGGACATCGCCGAGGTGGCCGGCCATCCGCTTGCCGGGGAACACACGACCCGGATCCTGGTTCTGGCCGATCGAACCCGGGCTGTTGTGCGAAACCGAGTTGCCGTGGCTGGCACGGTTCGACGAGAAGTGATGGCGCTTGATCGCGCCGGCAAAACCCTTGCCGTGCGTCGTGCCTGACACGTCGACGAGCTGGCCGACCTTGAACAGATCGACGTCGATCACGGAACCGGGCTTGATATCGTCGGCGACCGGCGCTGCCAGGCGGAACTCTTTCAGCGCGGTCCCGGCCTGCACGCCGGCCTTCGCGAAATGGCCGGCAGCCGGCTTGATCACACGGCTGGCGCGGCGCGAGCCGAAGGCAACCTGCACCGCCGAGTAGCCGTCGTTCTCGACCGACTTCACCTGCGCGACACGGTTGTTGGAAACATCGACCACCGTGACGGGCACAGAATCTCCGTCATCGGTGAAGATGCGAGTCATGCCGACCTTGCGGCCGACGAGTCCGATGCTCATCTTGTTTCTCCGTATGCCGGTTACGATTGACCAGCGAAGGTTTGGTGTAGCTGCTACCGGTGCCACCATTGCTGCAACTGCGGTGCCGCTGCTCGGTCCGCCAGAGCGGACCGTCCTG harbors:
- the rplD gene encoding 50S ribosomal protein L4, whose product is MELKLIDSQGNSSSTLAASDQLFAREFNEALVHQVVVAYQANARQGTRAQKERSQVNKSTKKPWRQKGTGRARAGRASSPLWRGGGKVFASQTDENFTQKVNRKMYRAGVAAILSQLAREDRLCVVDAFTVDSPKTKMLADKVKGMGFDDVLIVTDQLDENLFLSSRNLSYVGVLRVEQTDPLSLLQFDKVLFTRNAIARLEEILK
- the rplC gene encoding 50S ribosomal protein L3, producing MSIGLVGRKVGMTRIFTDDGDSVPVTVVDVSNNRVAQVKSVENDGYSAVQVAFGSRRASRVIKPAAGHFAKAGVQAGTALKEFRLAAPVADDIKPGSVIDVDLFKVGQLVDVSGTTHGKGFAGAIKRHHFSSNRASHGNSVSHNSPGSIGQNQDPGRVFPGKRMAGHLGDVRRTVQNLEIVRIDAERKLLLLKGAVPGAKGGHLIVRAAVKAGA